The following proteins are co-located in the Camarhynchus parvulus chromosome 19, STF_HiC, whole genome shotgun sequence genome:
- the HASPIN gene encoding serine/threonine-protein kinase haspin: MPLQPRLLRTYSRRAGYLRPLPPPDRWISPPQDRKRLFSSTSAASSAASSALSASSAGSTPSDDPDFSPPGKRPLQALGKRPAWARRLRTRRKENRGPAGKENRKPENRERETRGRGKENREPPGKKKQSQGKEPRGRREEPRRSPPSLSSPSPCPSPSPPRGSRRRRQGPLCAARPPLLCSTPQWAPLRLSSTADSASAPGDSPPPRRRRRSPLRLSSLLLSTTIEGGSALGESRSQHRLPRGSPEACSGQRPSLLSAGEEVPEWFRAQGSARSCEPQPGLRGSRRVLRSAVRGPCPAQAVPSPLKAPSTSLPLEAEPQPPAPCDSGTHEEPSEVPSHLTRGSAKISSSCQRDLAKEYQLVPVVVLDPLEVPRRLKSMKLNNLADVQPACLQPGSPVGRQGILENKHKRTRGVPGEGSTCRKACISGFSASRWGRHTRLRPRRRKNKRRQQPNNSLFRLQTRQKLTRRGALELSVGVRDNDSSLLNNSYSWARVRASLSFHKKKKVTTDESFCSSILCTPSGKSQLSGYQASLSAGRAQGCSWFASSMVLLAPRDSSSVLELLLTDAEKVFGECNQEGPIAFEECIPLNKMKECKKIGEGVFGEVFQIDSERGPVALKIIPIEGTEKVNGEAQKSFGEILPEVIISKELSLLSEGSVNRTVGFISLYSVHCVQGAYPRYLLEAWDKFHKETGSENDRPDFFGAQQLFMVLEFEFGGRDLERMRSSFSSVASARSILHQVTASLAVAEQELHFEHRDLHWGNVLVRSTELRELQYVLNGEAHSIPTAGLHVNIIDYTLSRLEKDGLTVFCDLSTDLELFQGTGDPQFDIYRQMKEENSNSWTDYHPHSNVLWLHYLADKLLKAMSYKRKATTPALKKIKMQLSKFHKEVLTFGSALDVLHHSSLFQ, encoded by the coding sequence atGCCGCTGCAGCCGCGGCTGCTCCGCACCTACTCGCGGCGCGCCGGCTACCTGcgcccgctgccgccgcccgaCCGATGGATCTCGCCGCCGCAGGACCGCAAGCGCCTCTTCAGCTCGACCTCCGCCGCCTCCAGCGCCGCCTCCAGCGCCCTCTCCGCTTCCAGCGCCGGCTCCACCCCCTCGGACGACCCCGACTTCTCGCCGCCCGGCAAGCGGCCCCTGCAGGCCCTCGGTAAGCGCCCCGCCTGGGCCCGGCGGCTGCGGACCCGCAGGAAGGAGAACCGGGGCCCGGCCGGGAAGGAGAACCGGAAGCCGGAGAACCGGGAGCGGGAGACGCGGGGCCGGGGAAAGGAGAACCGGGAGCCGCCGGGGAAGAAGAAGCAGAGCCAAGGCAAAGAGCCCCGCGGGCGCAGAGAGGAGCCCCGGCGCTCGCCGCCGTCGCTGTCCTCGCCCTCACCGTGCCCGTCCCCGTCCCCTCCGCGCGGTTCGCGGCGCCGCCGGCAGGGCCCGCTGTgcgcggcgcggccgccgctgcTGTGCAGCACCCCGCAATGGGCCCCGCTGCGGCTCAGCTCCACGGCCGACAGCGCCTCGGCGCCCGGGGAcagccccccgccccgccgccgccgccgctcgcccCTGCGCCTCAGCTCgctcctgctcagcaccaccaTCGAGGGCGGCTCGGCGCTGGGCGAGTCCCGCTCGCAGCACCGGCTGCCCCGCGGCTCCCCCGAGGCGTGCTCCGGGCAGCGGCCGTCGCTGCTGAGTGCTGGCGAGGAGGTGCCTGAGTGGTTCCGAGCACAGGGCTCGGCTCGGAGCTGTGAGCCCCAGCCCGGGCTGCGGGGGTCCCGCCGCGTTCTGAGGTCGGCGGTGCGGGGACCCTGCCCGGCACAGGCTGTACCGTCCCCGCTGAAAGCCCCAAGCACTTCCCTGCCCCTGGAGGCTGAGCCACAGCCCCCTGCGCCCTGTGACAGTGGCACTCATGAGGAGCCCTCTGAGGTCCCATCTCATCTCACAAGAGGTTCGGCAAAAATAAGCTCGAGCTGTCAGAGAGACCTGGCCAAGGAGTACCAGCTTGTGCCAGTGGTGGTCCTGGACCCTCTGGAAGTGCCAAGGAGGTTGAAGAGCATGAAACTCAACAACCTGGCTGATGTTCaacctgcctgcctgcagccaggatCTCCCGTGGGCCGCCAGGGGATCTTGGAGAACAAGCACAAAAGGaccaggggtgtccctggggagggcagcacctgcaggaaaGCTTGTATCAGTGGCTTCAGCGCCAGCCGCTGGGGCAGGCACACCCGCCTCCGGCCCAGGAGGCGCAAGAACAAGAGGCGGCAGCAGCCCAACAATTCCCTTTTCAGACTCCAGACGAGGCAAAAACTAACTCGGAGGGGAGCTCTGGAGTTGTCTGTAGGTGTCAGAGACAATGACTCTTCACTCCTCAATAACTCTTATTCCTGGGCTAGAGTTCGAGCGTCTCTGTCCTTccataaaaagaagaaagtgacCACAGATGAGAgtttctgcagcagcatcctctgcaCCCCTTCAGGGAAATCCCAGCTTTCGGGGTACCAAGCCAGCCTgtctgctggcagagctcagggctgctcctggtttGCTTCCTCCATGgtcctgctggctcccagggaTTCCTCCtctgtcctggagctgctccttaCAGATGCTGAGAAAGTGTTTGGAGAATGCAACCAGGAGGGGCCTATTGCTTTTGAGGAGTGCATTCCTTTAAATAAGATGAAAGAGTGCAAGAAAATTGGAGAAGGGGTGTTTGGAGAGGTGTTCCAGATTGACAGCGAGAGAGGACCTGTGGccttaaaaataattcccattGAGGGGACTGAAAAAGTAAATGGTGAAGCTCAGAAGAGCTTTGGGGAGATTCTGCCTGAGGTAATCATTTCAAAAGAGCTCAGTCTTCTGTCTGAGGGCTCTGTGAACAGAACTGTGGGCTTCATCAGCCTCTACTCTGTGCACTGTGTCCAGGGGGCCTATCCCAGGTATCTCCTGGAAGCCTGGGACAAATTCCACAAAGAAACAGGCTCAGAAAACGACCGGCCAGACTTTTTTGGGGCCCAGCAGCTGTTCATGGTGCTGGAGTTCGAGTTTGGAGGCCGGGACCTGGAGCGCATGAGGAGCAGCTTCTCCTCGGTGGCGTCAGCCAGGAGCATCTTGCACCAGGTCACTGCATCCCTGGcggtggcagagcaggagctgcactttGAGCACAGGGACCTGCACTGGGGGAACGTGCTGgtcaggagcacagagctgagagaGCTGCAGTATGTGCTGAATGGAGAGGCACACTCCATCCCCACTGCTGGCCTCCACGTCAACATCATCGACTACACCCTGTCCCGCCTGGAGAAGGACGGGCTCACCGTCTTCTGTGACCTCTCCACGGACCTGGAGCTCTTCCAGGGCACTGGGGACCCCCAGTTTGACATCTACAGGCAGATGAAAGAGGAGAACTCCAACAGCTGGACTGACTACCACCCCCACAGCAATGTCCTCTGGCTGCACTACCTGGCTGATAAACTTCTGAAAGCCATGAGCTACAAGAGGAAGGCAACAACTCCTGCCCTGAAGAAAATCAAGATGCAGCTCAGCAAGTTCCACAAGGAAGTGCTGACCTTTGGGTCTGCCCTTGATGTTCTGCACCacagcagcctcttccagtga
- the P2RX5 gene encoding LOW QUALITY PROTEIN: P2X purinoceptor 5 (The sequence of the model RefSeq protein was modified relative to this genomic sequence to represent the inferred CDS: deleted 1 base in 1 codon), which translates to MGQVAWKALFLSLFDYKTEKYVIAKNKKVGVLYRVVQLSILAYLVGWVFVVKKGYQDTDTSLQSSVITKLKGVAFTNTSELGERIWDVADYVIPPQGESVFFVMTNLIVTPNQRQATCAESASIPDALCDRDTDCLEGEAVVAGNGVKTGRCLKDRGSTRGTCEILAWCPVEKRSKPKKPLLGSAENFTVYIKNSIRFPKFKFSKMNVLATDNESYLKSCRYSQEHPYCPIFVLGNIVRWAGGDFLEMASQGGVIGIQIEWNCDLDKAPSECNPQYSFSRLDNKSAETSISSGYNFRFAKYYRDAEGVDYRTLIKAYGIRFDVMVNGKAGKFSIIPTIINISSGLALMGAGAFFCDLVLIYLIKKSNFYRGKKYEEVKSSSRKSLSSPTLNGNQSPEQLDGL; encoded by the exons ATGGGGCAGGTGGCTTGGAAggctttatttctgtctctcttcGATTATAAAACCGAGAAATACGTCATTGCCAAGAACAAGAAGGTTGGGGTCCTCTACCGAGTGGTGCAGCTCTCCATCCTGGCTTACCTGGTGGG GTGGGTGTTTGTGGTCAAGAAAGGCTACCAGGACACAGACACGTCCCTCCAGAGCTCTGTCATCACCAAGCTGAAAGGGGTGGCCTTCACCAACACCTCggagctgggggagaggatTTGGGATGTTGCAGACTATGTCATCCCTCCCCAG GGTGAAAGTGTCTTCTTTGTCATGACAAATCTGATTGTGACCCCAAACCAGAGACAAGCCACGTGTGCTGAG AGTGCCAGCATTCCCGATGCCCTGTGTGACAGGGACACGGACTGCCTGGAAGGGGAAGCAGTGGTGGCTGGCAATG GGGTTAAGACTGGCCGTTGTTTGAAAGACAGGGGCAGCACCAGAGGGACTTGTGAGATACTGGCCTGGTGCCCAGTGGAGAAAAGATCCAAGCCCAA GAAACCACTTCTGGGCAGTGCAGAAAACTTCACTGTTTACATCAAGAATTCCATTCGATTCCCCAAGTTTAAGTTCTCCAA GATGAACGTGCTGGCCACTGACAACGAGTCCTACCTGAAGAGCTGCCGGTACAGCCAGGAGCATCCCTACTGCCCCATCTTCGTGCTGGGCAACATCGTT CGCTGGGCTGGGGGCGACTTCCTGGAAATGGCCTCGCAG GGTGGTGTGATAGGAATTCAGATTGAATGGAACTGTGATCTTGATAAAGCCCCTTCTGAATGTAATCCTCAATATTCTTTTAGCCGGCTGGATAACAAGTCTGCAGAAACCTCCATCTCTTCTGGGTACAACTTCAG GTTTGCCAAGTATTACCGGGATGCTGAGGGGGTCGACTACCGGACACTCATTAAAGCCTACGGAATCCGCTTCGATGTGATGGTGAATGGCAAG GCAGGAAAATTTAGCATCATTCCCACCATTATCAATATCAGCTCGGGGCTGGCACTCATGGGAGCT GGAGCTTTCTTTTGTGACCTGGTGCTGATATATCTGATCAAGAAGAGTAACTTTTATCGAGGCAAAAAGTATGAGGAAGTCAA GTCCAGCTCCAGGAAGTCCCTGTCGAGCCCAACGCTGAATGGGAatcagagcccagagcagctcgATGGGCTCTAG
- the EMC6 gene encoding ER membrane protein complex subunit 6, producing MAAVVAKREGPQFISEAAVRGNAAILDYCRTSVSALSGATAGILGLTGLHGFIFYFLASVLLSVLLVLKAGRRWNKYFKSRRPLFTGGLVGGLFTYVLFWTFLYGMVHVY from the coding sequence ATGGCCGCTGTGGTGGCCAAGCGCGAGGGGCCGCAGTTCATCAGCGAGGCGGCGGTGCGGGGCAACGCGGCCATCCTGGACTATTGCCGCACCTCGGTGTCCGCCCTGTCGGGCGCCACGGCCGGGATCCTCGGCCTCACCGGCCTGCACGGCTTCATCTTCTACTTCCTGGCCTCCGTCCTCCTGTccgtgctgctggtgctgaaggCCGGGCGGCGGTGGAACAAGTACTTCAAGTCGCGGAGGCCGCTGTTCACGGGGGGGCTCGTGGGAGGGCTCTTCACCTACGTCCTGTTCTGGACTTTCCTGTACGGAATGGTTCACGTGTACTGA
- the TAX1BP3 gene encoding tax1-binding protein 3, translated as MAFVPGQPVTAVVQRIEIHKLRQGDNLILGFSIGGGIDQDPTQNPFSEDKTDKGIYVTRVTAGGPAEVAGLQTGDKIMQVNGWDMTMVTHDQARKRLTKRNEEVVRLLVTRQSLQKAVQQSMMS; from the exons ATGGCGTTCGTACCGGGGCAGCCGGTCACCGCCGTGGTG caaAGAATTGAAATACATAAGCTTCGTCAAGGGGACAATTTGATTCTGGGCTTCAGTATTGGGGGTGGCATTGATCAGGACCCTACTCAGAATCCTTTCTCTGAAGACAAGACTGACAAG ggtATCTATGTAACAAGGGTGACAGCAGGAGGCCCAGCAGAAGTTGCAGGACTCCAGACTGGAGATAAGATCATGCAG GTGAATGGCTGGGATATGACAATGGTGACCCATGACCAGGCCAGGAAGAGGCTGACCAAAAGGAATGAGGAGGTGGTCAGGCTGCTGGTGACCAGGCAGTCCCTGCAGAAGGCTGTGCAGCAATCCATGATGTCCTAA
- the CTNS gene encoding cystinosin encodes MRTRYLLPALLSLSLALLGPGDGAIVLSVPEVVSLESGSSTNVTISLRAPLNETLVITLNITHSSKHSTIVELPDEVQFPAGHTKADFQVKADDVGQVTVYLYPNNSNLTGPRIQFQVIHSIIVRYADEVIGWIYFVAWSISFYPQLFENWRRKSVVGLSFDFIALNLTGFIAYSVFNVGLFWIPLIKEEFLVSYPSGVNPVAINDVFFSLHAVALTLLTIIQCCIYERAGQKVSKVVVGLLALAWIFTFTTLFLAAAEVMTWLQFLFCFSYIKLAVTLIKYFPQAYMNFRRKSTEGWSIGNVLLDFTGGSFSLLQMFLQSYNNDEWRLIFGDPTKFGLGVFSIIFDIVFMAQHYCLYRRRGYEPCE; translated from the exons ATGAGGACGCGGTACCTGCTCCCCGCTCTGCTGAGCCTCTCGCTGGCGCTGCTGGGGCCTGGCG ATGGAGCCATTGTGTTGTCAGTCCCCGAAGTGGTTTCTCTAGAAAGTGGAAGTTCAACAAATGTCACTATCTCTCTGAG GGCCCCACTAAATGAGACACTGGTGATAACTCTTAATATTACACACTCCTCAAAGCACAGCACCATTGTTGAACTTCCTGATGAG GTACAGTTCCCTGCAGGTCACACTAAAGCAGACTTCCAAGTCAAAGCAGATGATGTGGGACAAGTAACAGTTTACCTTTATCCCAATAATTCCAATTTAACTGG GCCTAGGATTCAATTTCAAGTGATTCACAGCATCATAGTGAGATATGCTGATGAGGTGATTGGCTGGATCTATTTCGTTGCCTGGTCCATCTCCTTTTATCCTCAACTCTTTGAGAACTGGCGAAGGAAAAG TGTTGTTGGACTAAGCTTTGACTTCATAGCATTAAACCTTACTGGCTTTATAGCATACAGTGTGTTTAATGTTGGGCTCTTCTGGATTCCCCTGATTAAG GAGGAGTTCCTGGTCAGTTATCCCAGTGGGGTGAACCCTGTGGCCATCAATGATGTTTTCTTCAGTCTCCACGCGGTGGCCCTGACCCTCCTCACCATCATTCAGTGCTGCATCTACGAG AGAGCAGGTCAGAAAGTATCCAAAGTTGTTGTTGGACTCCTGGCCCTTGCATGGATCTTCACCTTCACAACGCTgttcctggctgcagctgaggtgATGACATGGCTGCAGTTCTTGTTCTGCTTCTCCTACATTAAGTTGGCAGTCACACTGATCAAATACTTCCCACAG GCCTACATGAATTTCCGTCGGAAGAGCACTGAGGGATGGAGTATTGGAAATGTGTTACTGGACTTCACTGGGGGAAGCTTCAGCCTTCTCCAGATGTTTCTGCAGTCATACAACAATG ATGAGTGGAGGTTAATCTTTGGAGATCCAACCAAGTTTGGCCTGGGTGTCTTCTCCATCATCTTTGACATTGTTTTCATGGCCCAGCACTACTGCCTGTACAGGAGACGAGGGTATGAACCTTGTGAATAA